One segment of Stappia sp. 28M-7 DNA contains the following:
- a CDS encoding gamma-butyrobetaine hydroxylase-like domain-containing protein has protein sequence MTDSKPWPTELRLSKDRKRLTVTFDTGEAHEYSAEYLRVCSPSAEVQGHSPAQRKTVPGKMNVGILQLDPVGNYAVRIHFDDLHNTGIFSWDYFLKLANEREELWGGYLRELEEKGLSREPRR, from the coding sequence GTGACCGACAGCAAGCCCTGGCCGACGGAACTCCGCCTGAGCAAGGACCGCAAGCGGCTCACCGTCACCTTCGACACTGGCGAGGCGCACGAATACTCCGCCGAGTATCTGCGGGTCTGCTCCCCCTCTGCCGAGGTGCAGGGACATTCTCCGGCGCAGCGCAAGACGGTGCCCGGCAAGATGAATGTGGGGATCCTGCAGCTCGATCCGGTCGGCAACTATGCGGTGCGCATCCATTTCGACGACCTTCACAATACCGGGATCTTCTCCTGGGACTATTTCCTCAAGCTGGCGAACGAGCGCGAGGAACTGTGGGGCGGCTATCTGCGCGAGCTGGAGGAAAAGGGCCTTTCCCGCGAGCCGCGCCGCTGA
- the moaA gene encoding GTP 3',8-cyclase MoaA, which yields MSQQMIDPFGRTVSYLRVSVTDRCDFRCVYCMAEDMTFLPKREVLSLEELDRLCSAFIVKGVRKLRLTGGEPLVRKNIMSLIRSLSRHIDSGDLEELTITTNGSQLARYASELYDCGVRRINVSIDTLDPARFRAITRWGDLAKVMDGIRAATEAGLSVKINMVALKGVNEHEIVPMIEWCHGNGYDLTLIETMPLGEIEEDRTDQYLPLSLVRANLAERLTLEDIPYKTGGPARYVRIAETGGRLGFITPMTHNFCESCNRVRVTCTGMLYMCLGQDDSADLRAALRASESDELLYSAIDEAIGRKPKGHDFIIDRRTRQPAVSRHMSVTGG from the coding sequence ATGTCCCAGCAGATGATCGACCCGTTCGGGCGAACCGTCAGCTATCTCCGCGTTTCCGTCACCGACCGTTGCGACTTCCGTTGCGTCTATTGCATGGCCGAGGACATGACCTTCCTGCCGAAGCGGGAGGTTCTAAGCCTTGAGGAACTCGACCGGCTGTGCTCCGCCTTCATCGTCAAGGGTGTGCGAAAGTTGCGCCTGACCGGCGGCGAGCCGCTGGTGCGCAAGAACATCATGAGCCTGATCCGCTCGCTCTCGCGCCATATCGACAGCGGCGATCTGGAGGAGCTGACGATCACCACCAACGGATCGCAGCTCGCCCGCTACGCTTCGGAACTCTACGACTGCGGCGTGCGCCGCATCAACGTGTCCATCGACACGCTGGACCCGGCGCGGTTCCGTGCGATCACCCGCTGGGGCGACCTTGCCAAGGTGATGGACGGGATCCGCGCGGCCACCGAAGCCGGCCTCTCGGTCAAAATCAACATGGTCGCCCTGAAGGGCGTCAACGAGCACGAGATCGTGCCGATGATCGAATGGTGCCACGGCAACGGCTACGATCTGACGCTGATCGAGACCATGCCGCTCGGCGAGATCGAGGAAGACCGGACAGACCAGTACCTGCCCCTTTCTCTGGTACGCGCCAACCTTGCCGAGCGCCTGACCCTCGAGGACATTCCCTACAAGACCGGCGGCCCGGCCCGGTACGTGCGCATCGCCGAAACGGGCGGACGGCTTGGCTTCATCACGCCGATGACCCACAATTTCTGCGAAAGCTGCAATCGCGTCCGCGTGACCTGCACCGGCATGCTCTACATGTGCCTCGGCCAGGACGACAGCGCCGACCTTCGCGCGGCGCTGCGGGCCTCGGAGAGCGACGAACTGCTCTATTCCGCCATCGACGAGGCGATCGGGCGCAAGCCGAAGGGCCACGACTTCATCATCGACCGGCGCACGCGCCAGCCCGCCGTTTCCCGCCACATGAGCGTGACGGGCGGCTGA
- a CDS encoding 4Fe-4S dicluster domain-containing protein, which produces MASSKPRIMLCNCEKTMRLDAGRIAGLDKDHTVHTQLCRAQMASFEKALATGEPLLVACTQEAPLFQEVAEERGAEQELSFVNIRERAGWCATSTDPHPKISALLAEALAPSVPAALHSIESDGVCLVYGAGQQALDAARALEGRLSVSLLLSDALDLILPGTLEIPVHMGRIRTVGGSLGDFEVTVDGYAQMLPSSRGAPSFALPRDGARANCSLILDLSGETPLVSAASKRDGYIRVDPGNPAAVARAMFDMADMVGTFEKPLYVTYDASICAHGRSGKTGCTNCLDACPAGAISSTGREIAIDPGICGGCGSCAAHCPTGAVSYRYPDRSSQIRRLQALLGAYREAGGKNAVLLIHESQHGGDIINALARLGEGLPGNVLPHGAHAVTSFGHDAMLAAVLAGAQRIVFLCPPSKAHELDALRMEIELCESLLAGMGYKPSGTFSIAVEDDPDAVSGYFPVEANALAVRSASFDPVGGKRDVARSAIARLLEGAPAPQELIALPAHAPYGRIQIASDGCTLCLACVSACPTAALSDNPDKPQVSITEAACVQCGLCANTCPEQVITLDARYNAAPSAMRPEVLHEEEPATCVSCGKAFGTRSSIARIREKLSGKHWMFQRADQIALIEMCDDCRISAQWEMDDTPLRGGARPRIVTTDDYLAMEKGSLTADDFLKDN; this is translated from the coding sequence ATGGCGTCGAGCAAACCCCGGATCATGCTGTGCAACTGCGAAAAGACCATGCGTCTCGACGCAGGCCGGATTGCAGGACTGGACAAGGACCACACCGTGCACACCCAGCTGTGCCGCGCGCAGATGGCCTCGTTCGAAAAGGCGCTGGCGACCGGCGAGCCCCTCCTTGTCGCGTGCACGCAGGAAGCCCCGCTGTTCCAGGAAGTCGCGGAGGAACGTGGCGCCGAGCAGGAACTGTCCTTCGTCAACATCCGCGAGCGCGCCGGCTGGTGCGCCACCTCGACCGATCCCCATCCCAAGATCTCAGCCCTGCTCGCCGAAGCGCTGGCACCCTCGGTCCCTGCCGCCCTGCATTCGATCGAGTCGGACGGGGTCTGCCTCGTTTATGGCGCGGGCCAGCAGGCGCTCGATGCGGCCCGGGCCCTGGAGGGGCGACTGTCGGTCTCTCTGCTGCTCAGCGATGCCTTGGATCTCATCCTGCCCGGCACGCTGGAAATCCCGGTACATATGGGACGCATCCGCACTGTTGGCGGGTCGTTGGGCGATTTTGAGGTCACGGTCGACGGCTATGCCCAGATGCTGCCATCCTCGCGCGGGGCTCCCTCCTTCGCCCTGCCCCGTGACGGCGCACGCGCCAATTGCAGCCTGATCCTTGATCTGTCCGGTGAGACCCCACTGGTCAGCGCCGCGTCCAAGCGCGATGGATACATCCGCGTCGATCCGGGCAATCCGGCCGCGGTGGCGCGGGCGATGTTCGACATGGCCGACATGGTCGGCACGTTCGAAAAGCCGCTCTACGTCACCTACGACGCTTCGATCTGCGCCCATGGCCGCTCGGGCAAGACCGGCTGCACCAACTGTCTGGACGCGTGTCCGGCAGGAGCGATTTCCAGCACCGGGCGCGAGATCGCCATCGATCCGGGCATTTGCGGCGGCTGCGGCTCCTGCGCGGCGCACTGCCCCACCGGTGCGGTCAGCTACCGCTACCCGGACCGTAGCAGCCAGATCCGCCGCCTCCAGGCCTTGCTCGGCGCCTATCGCGAGGCCGGCGGCAAGAATGCCGTTCTCCTCATCCACGAAAGCCAGCATGGCGGCGACATCATCAATGCGCTCGCCCGCCTCGGCGAGGGCCTACCGGGCAACGTGCTGCCGCATGGCGCCCATGCCGTCACGAGCTTCGGCCATGACGCGATGCTTGCCGCCGTGCTTGCCGGTGCACAGCGCATCGTCTTCCTCTGCCCGCCCTCCAAGGCGCACGAGCTGGATGCCCTGCGCATGGAAATCGAGCTCTGCGAGAGCCTGCTGGCCGGCATGGGATACAAGCCATCCGGCACCTTCTCCATCGCTGTCGAAGACGACCCCGACGCGGTGTCCGGCTATTTCCCCGTCGAGGCGAACGCCCTCGCCGTCCGGTCGGCAAGCTTCGATCCGGTCGGTGGCAAGCGCGACGTCGCGCGCAGCGCGATTGCCCGTCTGCTGGAAGGTGCCCCGGCGCCGCAGGAGTTGATTGCGCTGCCCGCGCACGCGCCTTATGGCCGCATCCAGATTGCTTCCGACGGTTGCACGCTCTGCCTTGCCTGCGTTTCCGCCTGCCCGACGGCTGCGCTTTCCGACAATCCGGACAAACCCCAGGTCAGCATCACGGAAGCGGCCTGCGTGCAGTGCGGTCTGTGTGCCAATACCTGCCCGGAACAGGTCATCACGCTGGACGCGCGCTACAACGCCGCTCCGAGCGCCATGCGGCCCGAGGTCTTGCACGAAGAAGAGCCGGCGACCTGCGTTTCCTGCGGCAAGGCCTTCGGCACGCGCTCGTCCATCGCCCGCATCCGCGAAAAGCTGTCCGGCAAGCACTGGATGTTCCAGCGTGCCGACCAGATCGCCCTGATCGAGATGTGCGACGACTGCCGGATCTCGGCCCAGTGGGAAATGGACGACACGCCGCTGCGGGGCGGCGCAAGGCCGCGGATCGTCACGACCGACGATTATCTGGCGATGGAAAAGGGCTCGCTCACCGCGGACGATTTCCTCAAGGACAACTGA
- a CDS encoding fumarate hydratase: MSETTPPDYRHSTLFPLAADPTPYRKLTSDYVSTATFQGEEVLVVEPEGLRILAEEAFADINHYLRPGHLEQLRKILDDPEATENDKFVAFDLLKNANISAHGVLPMCQDTGTAIIMGKKGRRVWTDGSDEAKLAEGARDAYFKKNLRYSQLTPLSMFEEKNTSNNMPAQVELYSEGDDAYKFLFMAKGGGSANKTFLYQGTPSLLTPDRLVEFIKEKILTLGTAACPPYHLAIVIGGTSAETTLKTVKLASARYLDQLPTTGSELGHAFRDLEMEEQIHKLTQATGVGAQFGGKYFCHDVRVIRLPRHGASLPIGIGVSCSADRQALGKITRDGIYLEQLEREPHKYMPEVTDDTLSDHVVKVDLTRPMPEILAELTRHPIKTRLSLSGPLIVARDLAHAKLRERLEKGEPLPDYFKNHPIYYAGPAKTPEGYASGSFGPTTAGRMDAYVDQFQAAGGSMVMLAKGNRSAQVRRACQAHGGFYLGSIGGPAARLAQDCIKKVEVVEFPELGMEAIWRIEVEDFPAFIVIDDKGNDFFKELNLG; the protein is encoded by the coding sequence ATGTCCGAGACCACGCCTCCCGACTATCGCCACTCCACGCTGTTCCCCCTTGCGGCAGACCCCACGCCCTACCGCAAGCTCACCTCCGACTACGTCTCGACCGCAACGTTCCAGGGCGAAGAGGTGCTGGTGGTGGAGCCGGAAGGGCTGCGCATCCTCGCAGAGGAAGCCTTTGCCGATATCAACCACTACCTGCGGCCCGGGCACCTGGAGCAGCTACGCAAGATCCTCGACGACCCGGAGGCAACCGAGAACGATAAGTTCGTCGCCTTCGACCTGCTGAAGAACGCCAATATCTCGGCTCATGGCGTGTTGCCGATGTGTCAGGACACCGGCACCGCCATCATCATGGGCAAGAAGGGCCGCCGCGTGTGGACCGACGGCAGCGACGAGGCGAAGCTCGCCGAGGGCGCGCGCGACGCGTATTTCAAGAAGAACCTGCGCTATTCGCAGCTCACGCCGCTGTCGATGTTCGAGGAGAAGAACACCTCCAACAACATGCCGGCGCAGGTCGAGCTCTATAGCGAGGGCGACGACGCCTACAAGTTCCTGTTCATGGCCAAGGGCGGCGGCTCGGCCAACAAGACCTTCCTCTACCAGGGCACCCCGTCGCTGCTGACGCCGGACCGGCTCGTCGAGTTCATCAAGGAGAAAATCCTGACGCTCGGCACAGCCGCCTGCCCGCCCTATCACCTTGCCATCGTCATCGGCGGCACTTCGGCCGAGACCACGCTCAAGACGGTCAAGCTCGCCTCCGCCCGCTACCTCGACCAACTGCCGACGACAGGCTCCGAACTCGGGCATGCCTTCCGCGACCTGGAGATGGAAGAGCAGATCCACAAGCTCACCCAGGCGACCGGTGTCGGAGCGCAGTTCGGCGGCAAGTATTTCTGCCACGACGTGCGCGTCATCCGCCTGCCCCGTCACGGCGCCTCGCTGCCCATCGGCATCGGCGTCTCCTGCTCGGCCGACCGCCAGGCGCTCGGCAAGATCACCCGCGACGGCATCTATCTGGAGCAGCTGGAGCGCGAGCCGCACAAGTACATGCCCGAGGTGACGGACGACACCCTGTCCGATCACGTCGTCAAGGTCGACCTGACCCGGCCGATGCCGGAGATCCTGGCCGAGCTGACCCGTCATCCGATCAAGACCCGCCTGTCGCTGAGCGGACCGCTGATCGTGGCGCGCGACCTCGCCCATGCCAAGCTGCGCGAGCGGCTGGAAAAGGGCGAACCGCTGCCCGACTATTTCAAGAACCACCCGATCTACTATGCAGGTCCGGCGAAGACGCCGGAAGGCTATGCATCCGGGTCCTTCGGCCCGACCACGGCCGGTCGCATGGATGCCTATGTCGACCAGTTCCAGGCAGCCGGTGGATCCATGGTGATGCTTGCCAAGGGCAACCGCTCCGCGCAGGTGCGCCGCGCCTGTCAGGCCCATGGTGGCTTCTATCTGGGCTCTATCGGCGGCCCGGCCGCCCGTCTTGCCCAGGACTGCATCAAGAAGGTCGAGGTCGTCGAGTTCCCCGAACTCGGCATGGAAGCGATCTGGCGGATCGAGGTCGAGGATTTCCCCGCCTTCATCGTCATCGACGACAAGGGCAACGACTTCTTCAAGGAGCTCAATCTCGGCTGA
- a CDS encoding L,D-transpeptidase → MRLFNLLAATLVAATIATPAAANSFFDPATRKWVDFSAHGAPSGKSPIPRETVRYNGPHAPGTIIIDTGERRLYHVQENGRAMKYGIGVGREGFQWAGTQRISRKAEWPGWTPPPQMRARERAKGRVLPAHMPGGPNNPLGARAMYLGNTLYRIHGSNEPWTIGTAVSSGCIRMANDDVVHLYDRVDVGARVVVKR, encoded by the coding sequence ATGCGCCTTTTCAACCTGCTTGCCGCCACGCTCGTCGCCGCGACCATCGCGACGCCTGCGGCTGCGAACAGCTTCTTTGATCCCGCCACCCGCAAGTGGGTGGACTTCAGCGCTCACGGCGCCCCGAGCGGCAAGTCGCCGATCCCTCGTGAAACCGTGCGCTACAATGGTCCCCATGCTCCGGGCACGATCATCATCGATACCGGCGAGCGCCGCCTCTACCACGTCCAGGAAAATGGCCGTGCGATGAAGTACGGCATCGGCGTCGGCCGCGAGGGCTTCCAGTGGGCCGGCACCCAGCGCATCAGCCGCAAGGCCGAGTGGCCGGGCTGGACGCCGCCGCCGCAGATGCGCGCCCGCGAGCGCGCCAAGGGGCGCGTGCTGCCGGCGCATATGCCGGGCGGTCCGAACAACCCGCTGGGCGCGCGCGCCATGTATCTCGGCAACACGCTGTACCGCATCCACGGTTCCAACGAGCCCTGGACCATCGGAACCGCGGTTTCGTCGGGCTGCATCCGCATGGCCAATGACGATGTCGTGCATCTCTACGACCGCGTCGATGTCGGCGCGCGGGTGGTGGTCAAGCGCTGA
- a CDS encoding multicopper oxidase family protein, which translates to MTRSSGPSRRFLLQSALAASALPFLPRLSLASASGSMELVAKPGKASLWEEGGPLADIWGYDGGVPGPVLRMRQGETLSVRFRNELEQPSTIHWHGIRIDNAYDGVAGLTQEPVEPGETFEYLIKAPDAGTFWYHPHNRSWEQLARGLYGVLIVEEQEPVPVDQDIVLAFDDWRLDEARQIDVASLGMLHDWAHAGRLGNVLTVNGQPYLKQTVRPGERLRLRVLNTANARVLQLRFSGLAPVVLALDGQPVEPYPLAEETLEIAPAQRCDLMVDVPGEAGVFKIDEVSRDPFAACELRAEGEPIARTAPLPETLRLPKNPLASALDLEGALSVDLLMEGGAMGRMGAAMLHGERKGMRDLMEAGKLWSFNGVAGSHHDPALFSTALGRTVRMPIVNDTRWPHAIHLHGHHFRVLSRNSAPVAREEWRDTVLTAPGERVEIAFVADNPGKWMLHCHMLEHQEAGMMSWFEIS; encoded by the coding sequence ATGACGAGAAGCTCCGGGCCGTCGCGCCGTTTCCTGCTCCAGTCCGCGCTTGCCGCAAGCGCCCTGCCGTTCCTGCCGCGCCTCTCGCTGGCGAGCGCATCCGGGTCGATGGAGCTGGTGGCAAAGCCGGGCAAGGCCTCGCTTTGGGAAGAAGGCGGCCCGCTGGCGGACATCTGGGGCTATGACGGCGGCGTACCGGGACCGGTGCTGCGCATGCGCCAGGGTGAAACCCTGAGCGTGCGCTTCCGCAACGAACTCGAGCAGCCCTCAACCATCCATTGGCATGGCATCCGGATCGACAATGCCTATGACGGTGTTGCCGGCCTGACGCAGGAGCCCGTCGAGCCCGGCGAGACCTTCGAGTATCTGATCAAGGCGCCGGACGCGGGCACCTTCTGGTATCACCCGCACAACCGCAGCTGGGAACAGTTGGCGCGCGGCCTTTACGGCGTTCTGATCGTGGAGGAGCAGGAGCCGGTGCCTGTCGATCAGGACATTGTCCTGGCCTTCGACGACTGGCGGCTCGACGAGGCGCGGCAGATCGATGTCGCAAGCCTGGGGATGCTGCACGACTGGGCCCATGCGGGGCGTCTCGGCAATGTGCTGACCGTCAACGGCCAGCCCTATCTGAAACAGACTGTCAGGCCCGGCGAGCGGTTGCGTCTGCGTGTCCTCAACACCGCCAATGCGCGCGTGCTCCAGCTCCGTTTTTCCGGGCTTGCGCCGGTCGTCCTGGCGCTGGATGGCCAGCCGGTTGAGCCTTATCCCTTGGCAGAGGAGACGCTGGAGATCGCGCCGGCGCAGCGCTGCGACCTTATGGTCGACGTGCCGGGCGAGGCGGGCGTGTTCAAGATCGACGAAGTCTCGCGCGATCCCTTCGCGGCCTGCGAGCTGCGCGCCGAAGGTGAGCCGATCGCTCGCACGGCACCGCTGCCCGAGACCTTGCGGCTACCGAAGAACCCGCTGGCGAGCGCGCTCGATCTCGAAGGTGCGCTTTCGGTCGACCTCCTGATGGAGGGTGGGGCGATGGGGCGCATGGGCGCCGCGATGCTGCATGGCGAGAGGAAGGGCATGCGCGACCTCATGGAGGCCGGCAAGCTCTGGAGCTTCAACGGCGTCGCCGGCAGCCATCATGACCCGGCATTGTTCTCGACCGCGCTCGGCCGAACGGTGCGCATGCCCATCGTCAACGACACGCGCTGGCCGCATGCGATCCACCTGCATGGACACCACTTCCGGGTTCTCAGCCGAAACAGTGCCCCGGTTGCACGGGAAGAGTGGCGCGATACGGTGCTGACCGCGCCGGGCGAGCGCGTCGAGATCGCTTTCGTTGCCGACAATCCCGGCAAGTGGATGCTTCACTGTCACATGCTCGAACATCAGGAAGCCGGCATGATGAGCTGGTTCGAGATAAGCTGA
- a CDS encoding DUF3306 domain-containing protein, producing the protein MSTETDRGFLSRWSQRKQAARQQVNESAEEERAEPLEPVSELAGGEPEGGVGRQQPTREEIADANRVAAEAIDLETLGFDSDFSLFLKDGVSTQLKNAALRKLWRSNPVLACVDGLNDYDEDYRTVETFADGIRSSWQVGKGYSWMSEVEEKLEAVADAVDTVTTSEDAAEPASDVAEPDAPEGADAQVADSAPPEDEEPHVLTAQVPEADEGQVGALSLAVPQARDDYDTVPSRTQAVQEPARPARRRVRFT; encoded by the coding sequence GTGAGCACCGAGACCGACCGCGGCTTTCTCTCGCGCTGGTCGCAGCGCAAGCAGGCGGCGCGTCAGCAGGTCAACGAGAGTGCCGAAGAGGAGCGCGCGGAGCCCCTGGAGCCCGTCTCCGAGCTTGCCGGCGGCGAGCCGGAGGGAGGCGTTGGGCGTCAGCAGCCGACCCGGGAGGAAATCGCCGACGCCAACCGGGTGGCAGCGGAGGCTATCGATCTCGAGACACTCGGCTTCGACTCCGATTTCTCGCTGTTCCTCAAGGACGGCGTGTCCACCCAGCTGAAGAACGCGGCGCTGCGCAAGCTCTGGCGCTCCAACCCGGTTCTGGCCTGCGTCGACGGCCTCAACGACTACGACGAGGATTATCGTACGGTCGAGACCTTCGCCGATGGGATCCGCTCGTCCTGGCAGGTCGGCAAAGGCTACAGCTGGATGTCCGAGGTGGAGGAGAAGCTGGAGGCGGTCGCGGATGCGGTCGACACGGTTACGACTTCGGAGGACGCGGCCGAACCCGCTTCCGACGTGGCTGAGCCGGACGCTCCCGAAGGCGCCGACGCGCAGGTCGCCGACAGTGCGCCGCCGGAGGACGAGGAACCGCATGTCCTGACGGCGCAGGTGCCAGAGGCCGACGAAGGACAGGTGGGGGCGCTTTCGCTCGCCGTTCCGCAGGCCCGCGACGACTATGACACGGTGCCTTCTCGAACGCAGGCCGTTCAAGAGCCGGCCCGCCCGGCGCGCCGGCGGGTTCGCTTCACCTGA
- a CDS encoding DUF3144 domain-containing protein — translation MANRQERRAGRASGTLDTTGFLQVAGKFIDVANRENRKIPATDLQMAFLWAAARYNAHVAKAVVGVEDHEDFVTKMVESYREMLRQNLADPELDPPAGSA, via the coding sequence ATGGCCAACAGACAGGAACGGCGCGCAGGACGCGCGTCAGGGACGCTCGATACGACCGGTTTCCTGCAGGTCGCGGGCAAGTTCATCGACGTGGCGAACCGCGAGAACCGCAAGATCCCGGCCACGGACCTGCAGATGGCCTTCCTCTGGGCGGCGGCTCGCTACAACGCTCATGTGGCAAAAGCAGTGGTCGGCGTCGAGGATCACGAGGACTTCGTGACCAAAATGGTCGAGAGCTACCGGGAAATGCTGCGTCAGAACCTTGCCGATCCGGAGTTGGATCCGCCGGCGGGAAGTGCCTGA
- a CDS encoding multidrug effflux MFS transporter: MTNPLPSAVPERRPTIALLVAVSAVNPLALNIYLPSMPTLVDIFDTTAGMVQLTLSLYLAAVAIAQIGIGPLSDRHGRRPVLMWGLGIFIVGSIICALADTIETMLVGRMLQASGGCAGIVLGRAIVRDLFDRSQAASMIGYVTMGLAVAPMVGPAIGGALDENFGWGTSSYLMVVLGIIVFIWAWFELHETNHNRAAAGGGLRGLARSYGVLARSPLFVSYALTSAFTSAVFFSFLGGAPFIAAKLMNMTPSTYGLYFMMVAGGYIVGNWTSGRFSARVGIGRMINGGNIVLSLAVIIMATAFWMGEPRPLSLFGPMFLVGIGNGMSLPNAIAGAVSVRPDLAGAASGFTGSMQIGAGAITSALVGWLLTGVLWPGTIWPLVLVMTVCCCVAVASGVVARLLEAVE; the protein is encoded by the coding sequence ATGACAAATCCTCTCCCTTCGGCAGTGCCGGAGCGGCGCCCCACCATTGCGCTCCTCGTTGCCGTCTCCGCCGTCAATCCTCTTGCTCTCAATATCTACCTGCCGTCGATGCCGACGCTGGTGGATATCTTCGACACGACAGCAGGCATGGTGCAGCTGACGCTGTCGCTCTACCTCGCCGCCGTGGCGATCGCGCAGATCGGCATCGGCCCGTTGTCCGACCGGCACGGGCGGCGCCCCGTGCTGATGTGGGGCCTTGGCATCTTCATCGTCGGCAGCATCATCTGTGCGCTGGCGGACACCATCGAGACGATGCTCGTCGGCCGCATGTTGCAGGCATCTGGCGGCTGCGCCGGCATCGTGCTGGGGCGCGCCATCGTGCGCGACCTGTTCGACCGCAGCCAGGCGGCCAGCATGATCGGCTACGTCACCATGGGCCTGGCCGTCGCCCCGATGGTCGGGCCGGCCATCGGTGGTGCGCTGGATGAGAATTTCGGGTGGGGCACCAGTTCCTATCTGATGGTCGTTCTTGGCATCATCGTCTTCATCTGGGCCTGGTTCGAGCTGCATGAGACCAATCACAACCGCGCGGCCGCAGGCGGCGGATTGCGTGGGTTGGCGCGCAGCTACGGCGTGCTCGCCCGCTCGCCGCTCTTCGTCAGCTACGCGCTGACTTCGGCCTTCACGTCCGCGGTTTTCTTCTCTTTCCTCGGAGGCGCGCCCTTCATCGCGGCAAAACTCATGAACATGACGCCCTCGACCTATGGGCTCTATTTCATGATGGTCGCCGGAGGCTACATCGTCGGAAACTGGACGTCGGGGCGCTTTTCGGCGCGGGTCGGCATCGGGCGGATGATCAACGGCGGCAACATCGTCCTCAGTCTTGCGGTGATCATCATGGCGACCGCGTTCTGGATGGGGGAACCGCGTCCGCTCTCTCTGTTCGGCCCGATGTTCCTCGTCGGCATCGGCAATGGCATGTCCTTGCCCAATGCGATTGCCGGTGCCGTCAGCGTCCGGCCGGACCTTGCCGGCGCCGCCTCGGGCTTTACCGGCAGCATGCAGATCGGCGCTGGTGCGATCACCTCCGCGCTGGTCGGCTGGCTGCTGACGGGTGTTCTTTGGCCGGGAACCATCTGGCCGCTGGTTCTTGTCATGACTGTCTGCTGCTGCGTTGCCGTCGCCTCCGGCGTGGTTGCAAGGCTGCTGGAAGCGGTGGAATAG
- a CDS encoding DUF3305 domain-containing protein, translating into MQREVIAPFGIVLERRPSSSKWADWSWKITEVIPDAPATDGWTVIHEDDGVTRYLSSPHMLVLHHKMVEAYDANIETGSPSIWAMLDDEITPAMPPYRPRGVTADPYEAQGVLDSAAGLVERVAMPRETVAWMAQYLASLPEAPAFRKRRRDRIETEKQIFGKEPIFSPLGRREERES; encoded by the coding sequence GTGCAAAGGGAAGTGATTGCGCCGTTCGGCATCGTGCTGGAGCGTCGTCCGTCCTCTTCGAAATGGGCGGATTGGTCGTGGAAGATCACGGAAGTGATCCCCGACGCTCCGGCGACCGACGGATGGACGGTCATCCACGAAGACGATGGCGTCACGCGCTATCTGTCCTCACCGCACATGCTCGTGCTTCATCACAAGATGGTGGAGGCCTACGACGCGAATATCGAGACCGGCTCTCCGTCGATCTGGGCAATGCTGGATGACGAGATCACACCCGCCATGCCGCCCTACAGGCCGCGCGGTGTCACCGCCGACCCTTACGAGGCGCAGGGTGTTCTCGACAGCGCCGCCGGACTGGTGGAGCGGGTGGCGATGCCCCGGGAGACGGTTGCCTGGATGGCGCAGTACCTCGCCTCGTTGCCGGAGGCGCCGGCCTTCCGCAAGCGCCGCCGAGACCGCATCGAGACCGAGAAGCAGATTTTCGGCAAGGAGCCGATCTTTTCGCCGCTCGGCCGCAGAGAGGAGCGGGAGTCGTGA
- a CDS encoding L,D-transpeptidase has product MSRRALLAGLPLLLAACQTKSGAIRNAGLEVTTEGTPNYALAYAARRDGGFNIPAIPWKEFDPRYLRQSVRYMSRHEPGTVVVDPHAKFLYLIQPGGKAIRYGIGVGRAGFAWSGDATIRFKREWPKWFPPAEMIDRDPSLEKYRDGQDGGPRNPIGARGLYLWQGNVDTLYRIHGTNQPRSIGTNASSGCIRMWHQDIIDLYDRVEVGAKVVVLG; this is encoded by the coding sequence ATGAGCCGCCGGGCGCTTCTGGCCGGTCTGCCGCTTTTGCTTGCCGCATGCCAGACCAAGAGCGGCGCGATCCGCAATGCCGGCCTCGAGGTGACGACGGAAGGCACGCCCAATTATGCGCTGGCCTATGCGGCGCGGCGCGACGGCGGCTTCAATATTCCGGCCATTCCGTGGAAAGAGTTCGATCCGCGCTATCTCCGCCAGTCGGTTCGCTACATGAGCCGCCACGAGCCGGGAACCGTGGTCGTCGACCCGCATGCCAAGTTTCTCTATCTGATCCAGCCGGGCGGCAAGGCGATCCGTTACGGCATCGGTGTCGGCCGTGCCGGCTTTGCCTGGTCTGGCGATGCGACGATCCGCTTCAAGCGCGAATGGCCCAAGTGGTTCCCGCCGGCGGAGATGATCGACCGCGATCCATCCCTCGAGAAGTATCGCGATGGCCAGGACGGCGGCCCGCGCAATCCCATCGGCGCGCGCGGCCTCTACCTGTGGCAGGGCAATGTCGACACGCTGTACCGGATCCACGGTACCAACCAGCCGCGTTCCATCGGCACCAACGCCTCGTCGGGCTGCATCCGCATGTGGCACCAGGACATCATCGATCTCTACGACCGGGTCGAGGTGGGCGCCAAGGTGGTCGTGCTCGGCTGA